A single genomic interval of Candidatus Cloacimonadota bacterium harbors:
- a CDS encoding four helix bundle protein, which yields MDEKELKNRTKKFAHRCVKLSIALPKTYLGNHIKGQLIRCSTSVAANYQAVCIAHSKASFISKLSIVIEEVDVPINRDWLEFIIDEQLLNKKLIIPLFKEAEELLSIFIKSRKTARKNL from the coding sequence ATGGATGAAAAAGAATTAAAGAATCGAACTAAAAAGTTTGCACATCGTTGTGTGAAATTGAGCATAGCTTTACCTAAAACTTATTTGGGAAACCATATAAAAGGTCAATTGATCAGGTGTTCTACTTCTGTTGCTGCAAACTATCAAGCTGTATGTATAGCACATTCAAAAGCAAGTTTCATCTCAAAATTAAGTATTGTTATAGAAGAGGTAGATGTCCCGATTAATCGGGATTGGTTGGAGTTCATAATAGATGAACAATTATTAAACAAGAAATTAATCATCCCTTTATTTAAAGAAGCTGAAGAATTACTATCCATTTTTATTAAATCTAGAAAAACAGCAAGAAAAAACCTATAA
- the scpB gene encoding SMC-Scp complex subunit ScpB, translating into MELKNKIEALIFASEKSISAKDIAKYIEVDDLEVIEKAIDKLNDIYQNNGRPFCIRKVAGGYQFATNKKFYPLIKKLYKEQKTIHLSNPAMEVLAIIAYHQPITRAKIDAIRGVNSTYHIHNLLEVKLIKIAGRLKRLGRPILYGTTDKFLKFFGINDIQDLPDSHQIKEIMGYDIAKAQKMD; encoded by the coding sequence ATGGAATTAAAAAATAAAATAGAAGCTTTAATATTTGCTTCTGAGAAGTCAATATCTGCTAAAGATATTGCAAAATATATTGAAGTTGATGATTTAGAAGTTATTGAAAAAGCTATTGATAAGTTGAATGATATATACCAAAACAATGGCAGACCATTCTGTATTAGAAAGGTGGCTGGAGGTTATCAATTTGCAACAAACAAGAAGTTTTATCCTCTTATAAAGAAGCTTTACAAAGAACAGAAGACTATTCATCTGTCAAATCCAGCTATGGAGGTTCTGGCTATCATCGCATATCATCAGCCTATTACAAGAGCAAAAATTGATGCTATTCGTGGAGTAAATTCTACCTATCACATTCACAATTTACTTGAGGTAAAACTTATTAAAATCGCTGGCAGATTAAAAAGATTAGGAAGACCCATCTTATATGGAACAACAGATAAATTCTTAAAATTCTTTGGGATAAATGATATACAGGATTTGCCTGATTCTCACCAGATTAAGGAAATTATGGGTTATGATATAGCAAAAGCTCAAAAAATGGATTGA
- the holA gene encoding DNA polymerase III subunit delta, with translation MKRKLKYFDLLNELNVGKIHQVYFLTEEESFLKDKTLGILQKKIVSQKYKDFNLSVFFGEEAKSVQILEALRTPPVLSDKKLVIIRNFHKLQPSDKKKILNYIEHPIQESVLVIETKKVKLRTDIYAKLLKKVPTYYFYHPYNENDAERFLQIEARKHNKLFSEDALKLMVDYIGLNYQELNNELQKLVLFLSDKNRIEVDDINSCIITYRGNSIYELQDALAKKDIKLSMRILENLLANDISPILIIIMITRFFKTIWKITILISQNNQNNKEIENNMTGFYKVQNLIRQASKFNLNDFPKIFHILLDTDYKLKSLSINKKIILELMIYRICRNV, from the coding sequence ATGAAAAGAAAGCTAAAATACTTTGACCTATTAAATGAATTAAATGTCGGTAAGATACATCAAGTCTATTTTTTAACAGAAGAGGAAAGCTTTTTAAAGGATAAAACTCTTGGAATACTTCAAAAAAAAATTGTCTCCCAAAAATATAAAGACTTCAATCTTTCTGTCTTTTTTGGAGAAGAAGCAAAATCTGTTCAAATTTTAGAAGCACTTAGAACTCCACCAGTTCTTAGCGATAAAAAATTGGTTATCATAAGAAATTTCCACAAACTTCAACCATCAGATAAAAAGAAAATCTTAAACTATATTGAACATCCTATCCAGGAATCAGTTCTTGTAATTGAAACTAAAAAAGTTAAACTAAGAACAGATATATATGCAAAACTATTAAAAAAAGTGCCGACATACTATTTTTATCATCCCTATAATGAAAATGATGCTGAACGATTCCTACAGATAGAAGCGAGAAAACATAATAAATTATTTTCCGAAGATGCTCTAAAACTTATGGTTGATTATATTGGATTGAACTATCAAGAACTAAATAACGAATTACAAAAATTAGTCCTATTCCTATCTGATAAGAATAGAATTGAAGTTGATGATATTAATAGTTGTATTATAACTTATAGGGGAAATTCAATCTATGAATTGCAAGACGCACTTGCTAAAAAAGATATTAAGCTATCTATGAGAATTTTAGAAAATCTGCTTGCAAATGACATTTCGCCAATTTTAATAATAATTATGATAACAAGGTTTTTCAAAACCATCTGGAAAATCACAATCCTTATATCCCAAAACAATCAAAATAACAAAGAAATAGAAAATAATATGACTGGCTTTTACAAAGTACAAAATTTGATTAGGCAAGCTTCAAAATTCAACTTAAATGATTTTCCGAAAATCTTTCATATCCTTTTAGATACAGATTATAAGCTAAAATCTTTAAGTATTAATAAGAAAATAATTCTTGAATTAATGATTTATAGAATATGTAGAAATGTTTGA
- the uppP gene encoding undecaprenyl-diphosphatase UppP, with protein MNIINSIILGIVQGLTEFLPVSSSGHLVIFQELLKYNKPGILFEIIVHIGTLTAVIVYFRKDIVKLIIAVFSWKKDRDNEIKSYQHMLLHLIIASIVTGIIGLIFQDILESFFDNILMVSIMLLVTGLILFISDKVKNTNREQLNLPTSLFIGFAQSIAIIPGISRSGSTISAGIFAGLKRDIAVRFAFLLSIPAIIGAVILKSKELSDVITHDLLLPYLLAGISAAIVGYLSISLLIQLIKKAKLIYFSIYCWIVGCLTIGITLLK; from the coding sequence ATGAACATTATAAACTCAATAATTTTAGGAATTGTTCAGGGATTAACCGAATTCCTTCCAGTAAGTAGTTCAGGACATCTTGTTATTTTTCAAGAATTATTAAAATATAATAAACCAGGTATTCTTTTTGAAATAATTGTCCATATTGGGACCTTAACTGCTGTAATAGTTTACTTTAGAAAAGATATTGTGAAACTGATTATTGCTGTATTTAGTTGGAAAAAAGATAGAGATAATGAGATAAAATCTTATCAACATATGCTTCTTCATCTAATAATTGCTTCTATTGTCACAGGAATAATTGGTCTAATTTTTCAAGATATTTTGGAATCATTCTTTGATAATATCCTCATGGTATCTATTATGTTGTTAGTTACAGGTTTAATACTATTTATTTCTGACAAAGTAAAAAATACAAATAGGGAGCAATTAAATTTGCCTACCTCACTTTTTATCGGCTTTGCTCAGAGCATAGCGATAATACCTGGTATCTCCCGTTCTGGTTCAACTATTTCAGCGGGTATATTTGCTGGATTAAAAAGAGATATTGCAGTTAGATTTGCTTTTCTGCTTTCCATTCCAGCAATTATTGGTGCTGTTATTTTAAAGAGCAAAGAATTGTCTGATGTAATAACTCATGATTTATTATTACCATATCTGCTTGCTGGTATATCCGCTGCAATTGTCGGTTATCTTTCCATTTCATTATTAATACAATTAATTAAAAAAGCAAAATTGATATATTTCTCCATATACTGCTGGATTGTTGGATGTTTGACAATTGGCATAACCCTGTTAAAATAA